The Lagopus muta isolate bLagMut1 chromosome 8, bLagMut1 primary, whole genome shotgun sequence genome contains a region encoding:
- the YBEY gene encoding endoribonuclease YbeY yields MSVLIRNAQRAAPLRRVPLRRAVCALRAALGAARFDVALICAGDGLMRRLNSVYRRRPEPTDVLSFPYHRVAPGELPRPRSRDEYNLGDIFLGVELIQRRCRRDGEDFESVLTVSAAARRIWAGGLGALAFVFLLGF; encoded by the coding sequence ATGAGCGTGCTGATCCGCAACGCGCAGCGCGCCGCGCCTCTGCGCCGGGTGCCGCTCCGTCGCGCCGTCTGCGCGCTGCGGGCCGCGCTGGGCGCCGCGCGCTTCGACGTGGCGCTGATCTGCGCCGGCGACGGGCTGATGAGGCGGCTGAACAGCGTGTACCGCCGGCGCCCCGAGCCCACCGACGTGCTGTCCTTCCCCTACCATCGGGTGGCGCCGGGCGAGCTCCCGCGGCCGCGCAGCCGCGACGAGTACAACCTCGGGGACATCTTCCTGGGGGTGGAGCTCATCCAGCGGCGGTGCCGCCGGGACGGGGAGGACTTCGAGAGCGTGCTGACGGTGAGCGCCGCGGCGCGGAGGATCTGGGCCGGCGGCCTGGGAGCCTTAGCGTTCGTTTTTCTTCTTGGATTTTAG